The following proteins are encoded in a genomic region of Drosophila miranda strain MSH22 chromosome 4, D.miranda_PacBio2.1, whole genome shotgun sequence:
- the LOC108162346 gene encoding zinc finger protein ush isoform X2, producing MSRRKQSNPKPLNKGDCSDTTEEMTVDSRDSKDLTAQELGEEKQQQLQLQQQQLQEDPMDLQDNNNNSDADADAEDAVSEQPEETQDLGETEMDHHHQEVEQEQVEADAEAEEAPISPSTPPRSPTPPPVLVPKLEQPATPPSESPSPSPSPTPTPTPTATPTPRLPKLRLNALLASDPALKPDAKELHLSDKRLLAPPPHIKPEPQPPQAQPPLQPDLVEPLLKPARFMCLPCGIAFSSPSTLEAHQAYYCSHRNKDTEDTDGSNADKSGGGEKSAAGGVSGGSGSSGSEPPAKVARIGKQYACTQCSYSADKKVSLNRHMRMHQTSPAPSLGSLGSLGSLPSLTANGGPGSAGVVGGGGGGGSSSALEEGSSQQTDRYCSDCDIRFNNIKTYRAHKQHYCSSRRSDGRVTPKGGSEGAAAAAAAAREAGGSVSAGSASAAAAAPGKLSPQTRNKTPTPAMVAAAAAAAAAAAAAAASLQAPTPQPFLALPTHPIIIVPCSLIRAASIIPGPLPTPASGIVNLESTCFTVDNGAIKPLATALISNALAGNMNHFVNSLHIPALEPDRPTAGTGSAEGGGVLEPKSSSPPEPKRKEAGGSRESAPLDLSFRRSPISILQHRQRHIRSAAAAAAAALLDVEEVLLGAGKENVETVGGRAGGSVTPEQIVCAPSLPSSPSMSPSPKRRASPRSSGAGSASSMSPPGLNHHLLDIRSMLPADFGLSESLLAKTNPELALKLAAAAAAAVAAGGSASSSLAAAQVASNAGGNSGSQQQQQQPQIYVKQGVSKCKECNIVFCKYENYLAHKQHYCSARNQEPAGEGSDSKSAVSPSSATAGNGGGGASAVETTPVAYQQLICAACGIKYTSLDNLRAHQNYYCPKGGATAATASSEAPLVAKEKCGKCKTLHDHGHPCPAPPAATPLTAPSSLQSSAGAPSGVNSVNKCPVCGVVSPTAALARKHMEMHGTVKAFRCSICQYKGNTLRGMRTHIRTHFDKKTSDVNEEHYMTCIFEEDNSAHSAVAQEMPPTVAAAAAAVPQEPPMEHPPQLFNCDYCNYASTYKGNVLRHMKLLHPHVAINSPSISPESREQETLLPSSTPNAHEASNGEAVIFHIKSEPGLDNPPTLGLVHENNNSPIGTPLPHIKAEPMDIGIDAMSPTSLALPPPVASPLAAAAAEAMKKYCSVCDISFNYVKTFLAHKQFYCKSKPPRPEVNDSPSPNANHLGGVGVGVGVGMGMGGQPLQSPSELMLMQKNKENLQEAAI from the exons ATTCCAAAGATTTAACCGCTCAGGAGCTGGGCGAagagaaacagcaacagctacagctacagcagcagcagctgcaggagGATCCAATGGATCTTcaggacaacaacaacaacagcgatgcagatgcagatgcagaggATGCTGTGTCCGAACAGCCAGAAGAGACTCAGGATTTAGGGGAAACAGAAATGGACCACCACCACCAGGAggtggagcaggagcaggtgGAGGCAGACGCAGAGGCGGAGGAGGCACCGATCAGTCCTAGTACGCCGCCACGGAGTCCTACGCCGCCTCCAGTTCTGGTGCCAAAGCTGGAGCAGCCAGCGACTCCCCCCTCGGAATCGCCATCGCCCAGTCCctcgcccacgcccacgcccacgcccaccgCAACGCCCACTCCGAGGCTACCAAAGCTCCGCCTCAATGCACTGCTCGCCTCGGATCCCGCCCTCAAGCCGGACGCCAAGGAGCTGCATCTGTCGGACAAGCGTCTGCTGGCACCGCCGCCGCACATCAAGCCCGAGCCGCAGCCCCCGCAGGCACAGCCCCCCCTACAGCCCGATCTCGTGGAGCCGCTGCTGAAGCCGGCGCGATTCATGTGCCTGCCATGCGGCATAGCCTTTAGCTCCCCCTCGACCCTGGAGGCGCATCAGGCGTACTATTGCTCGCACCGGAACAAGGACACGGAGGATACGGATGGATCCAATGCGGACAAGTCCGGCGGCGGGGAGAAGTCCGCCGCGGGCGGAGTCTCTGGGGGCAGTGGGAGCAGTGGCTCCGAGCCGCCGGCTAAGGTGGCGCGCATCGGGAAGCAGTACGCGTGCACCCAGTGCTCCTACAGTGCCGACAAGAAGGTGTCCCTCAACAGGCACATGCGCATGCACCAGACCTCGCCGGCTCCCAGTCTGGGCAGCCTCGGATCCCTCGGCAGCCTGCCCAGCCTCACGGCGAACGGGGGGCCAGGATCTGCAGGAGTAGtgggcggaggcggaggcggaggcagcagcagcgccctCGAGGAGGGCTCTAGTCAA CAAACCGACCGCTACTGCAGCGACTGTGATATCCGATTCAACAACATCAAGACCTACCGCGCCCACAAGCAGCACTACTGCAGCTCCCGTCGCTCCGACGGCCGTGTGACCCCCAAGGGTGGCTccgaaggagcagcagccgccgccgccgccgcccgaGAAGCAGGAGGATCGGTTTCAGCAGGCAGCGCTTCTGCGGCAGCCGCTGCTCCTGGAAAGCTCAGTCCGCAGACGCGCAACAAGACGCCCACCCCGGCCATggtggcggcagcggcggcggctgcagcagcagcagcagcagctgctgcctcGTTGCAGGCCCCCACCCCACAGCCCTTTTTGGCGCTACCCACGCACCCGATCATCATAGTGCCCTGCAGCCTGATCCGAGCGGCAAGCATCATTCCAGGACCACT GCCCACACCCGCTTCGGGGATCGTAAATCTGGAGTCCACCTGCTTCACCGTGGACAATGGGGCCATCAAGCCGCTGGCCACCGCTCTGATCAGCAATGCGCTCGCCGGGAATATGAATCACTTTGTCAATTCCCTGCACATACCCGCCCTGGAGCCGGATCGTCCCACAGCAGGCACAGGCTCAGCCGAAGGAGGAGGAGTCCTGGAGCCAAAGAGCAGCAGTCCACCAGAACCCAAGAGGAAGGAGGCTGGAGGCAGTCG TGAATCTGCGCCTCTCGACCTTTCGTTTCGACGATCTCCCATCTCCATCTTGCAGCATCGACAGCGGCATATCAGATCCGCTgctgcagccgcagccgctgcCCTGCTGGATGTGGAGGAAGTGCTCCTCGGAGCGGGCAAGGAAAACGTGGAAACTGTCGGCGGAAGAGCTGGAGGCAGTGTGACGCCCGAGCAGATCGTCTGCGCACCCTCCCTGCCTAGCAGCCCCTCGATGAGTCCCTCGCCCAAGCGACGGGCGAGTCCCAGGAGTTCGGGGGCGGGCAGTGCCTCTTCCATGTCGCCGCCTGGCTTGAATCACCATCTGCTGGACATCCGCTCCATGCTGCCAGCCGACTTTGGCCTGTCAGAGTCTCTACTGGCGAAGACCAATCCAGAGCTGGCCCTCAAGCTGGCGGCTGCCGCTGCGGCCGCTGTTGCGGCTGGAGGCAGTGCCTCCTCTTCCCTGGCGGCTGCTCAGGTTGCCTCCAATGCAGGTGGCAATTCTGGCagtcagcagcaacagcagcagccgcagatCTACGTGAAGCAGGGCGTCTCCAAGTGCAAGGAGTGCAACATCGTGTTCTGCAAATACGAGAACTATCTGGCCCACAAGCAGCACTACTGCTCGGCCCGCAACCAGGAGCCAGCCGGCGAGGGCTCCGACTCCAAGTCCGCAGTTTCGCCATCGAGTGCCACGGCCGGCAATGGTGGTGGTGGCGCCTCTGCCGTGGAGACCACGCCCGTGGCCTACCAGCAGCTCATCTGTGCCGCTTGCGGCATCAAGTACACCTCGCTGGACAACCTGCGCGCCCACCAGAACTACTACTGCCCCAAGGGAGGAGCCACGGCCGCCACTGCGTCCTCCGAGGCGCCGCTGGTGGCCAAGGAGAAGTGCGGCAAGTGCAAGACCCTGCACGACCACGGACACCCGTGCCCGGCGCCACCCGCTGCCACGCCCCTGACGGCGCCCTCCAGCCTCCAGTCTTCGGCGGGAGCACCCTCCGGGGTGAACAGCGTCAACAAGTGCCCCGTGTGTGGGGTCGTGAGTCCGACGGCGGCCCTGGCCCGCAAGCACATGGAGATGCATGGGACGGTGAAGGCCTTCCGCTGCAGCATCTGCCAATACAAGGGGAACACTCTGCGCGGCATGCGCACCCACATCCGCACGCACTTTGACAAGAAGACGAGCGACGTCAACGAGGAGCACTACATGACCTGCATCTTCGAGGAGGATAACTCCGCCCACTCCGCTGTGGCCCAGGAGATGCCACCcacagtagcagcagcagcagcagcagtaccGCAGGAGCCACCGATGGAGCATCCGCCGCAGTTGTTCAACTGCGATTACTGCAACTATGCCTCCACCTACAAGGGCAATGTG CTGCGACACATGAAATTGCTGCATCCGCATGTGGCCATTAATTCGCCCTCGATTTCCCCCGAGTCGCGTGAACAGGAGACGCTCCTTCCAAGCTCCACTCCGAATGCGCACGAAGCGTCCAATGGCGAGGCAGTCAT CTTCCACATCAAATCAGAGCCTGGACTGGACAATCCACCGACGCTGGGACTCGTTCACGAGAACAACAACTCGCCCATTGGCACGCCACTGCCGCATATCAAGGCCGAGCCCATGGACATAGGCATCGATGCCATGTCACCAACATCGCTGGCCCTGCCACCGCCCGTCGCCTCGCCCTTGGCAGCCGCTGCAGCCGAGGCCATGAAGAAGTACTGCTCCGTGTGCGACATATCCTTCAACTACGTGAAGACCTTCCTGGCCCACAAGCAGTTCTACTGCAAGAGCAAGCCCCCACGACCCGAAGTCAACGACAGTCCCAGCCCCAATGCCAATCATCTGGGCGGAGTGGGTGTGGGAGTGGGGGTGGGCATGGGAATGGGGGGCCAGCCGCTGCAGTCGCCCAGCGAATTGATGCTGATGCAGAAGAACAAGGAGAACCTGCAGGAGGCGGCCATTTGA
- the LOC108162346 gene encoding zinc finger protein ush isoform X1, whose translation MSRRKQSNPKPLNKGDCSDTTEEMTVDSRDSKDLTAQELGEEKQQQLQLQQQQLQEDPMDLQDNNNNSDADADAEDAVSEQPEETQDLGETEMDHHHQEVEQEQVEADAEAEEAPISPSTPPRSPTPPPVLVPKLEQPATPPSESPSPSPSPTPTPTPTATPTPRLPKLRLNALLASDPALKPDAKELHLSDKRLLAPPPHIKPEPQPPQAQPPLQPDLVEPLLKPARFMCLPCGIAFSSPSTLEAHQAYYCSHRNKDTEDTDGSNADKSGGGEKSAAGGVSGGSGSSGSEPPAKVARIGKQYACTQCSYSADKKVSLNRHMRMHQTSPAPSLGSLGSLGSLPSLTANGGPGSAGVVGGGGGGGSSSALEEGSSQQQTDRYCSDCDIRFNNIKTYRAHKQHYCSSRRSDGRVTPKGGSEGAAAAAAAAREAGGSVSAGSASAAAAAPGKLSPQTRNKTPTPAMVAAAAAAAAAAAAAAASLQAPTPQPFLALPTHPIIIVPCSLIRAASIIPGPLPTPASGIVNLESTCFTVDNGAIKPLATALISNALAGNMNHFVNSLHIPALEPDRPTAGTGSAEGGGVLEPKSSSPPEPKRKEAGGSRESAPLDLSFRRSPISILQHRQRHIRSAAAAAAAALLDVEEVLLGAGKENVETVGGRAGGSVTPEQIVCAPSLPSSPSMSPSPKRRASPRSSGAGSASSMSPPGLNHHLLDIRSMLPADFGLSESLLAKTNPELALKLAAAAAAAVAAGGSASSSLAAAQVASNAGGNSGSQQQQQQPQIYVKQGVSKCKECNIVFCKYENYLAHKQHYCSARNQEPAGEGSDSKSAVSPSSATAGNGGGGASAVETTPVAYQQLICAACGIKYTSLDNLRAHQNYYCPKGGATAATASSEAPLVAKEKCGKCKTLHDHGHPCPAPPAATPLTAPSSLQSSAGAPSGVNSVNKCPVCGVVSPTAALARKHMEMHGTVKAFRCSICQYKGNTLRGMRTHIRTHFDKKTSDVNEEHYMTCIFEEDNSAHSAVAQEMPPTVAAAAAAVPQEPPMEHPPQLFNCDYCNYASTYKGNVLRHMKLLHPHVAINSPSISPESREQETLLPSSTPNAHEASNGEAVIFHIKSEPGLDNPPTLGLVHENNNSPIGTPLPHIKAEPMDIGIDAMSPTSLALPPPVASPLAAAAAEAMKKYCSVCDISFNYVKTFLAHKQFYCKSKPPRPEVNDSPSPNANHLGGVGVGVGVGMGMGGQPLQSPSELMLMQKNKENLQEAAI comes from the exons ATTCCAAAGATTTAACCGCTCAGGAGCTGGGCGAagagaaacagcaacagctacagctacagcagcagcagctgcaggagGATCCAATGGATCTTcaggacaacaacaacaacagcgatgcagatgcagatgcagaggATGCTGTGTCCGAACAGCCAGAAGAGACTCAGGATTTAGGGGAAACAGAAATGGACCACCACCACCAGGAggtggagcaggagcaggtgGAGGCAGACGCAGAGGCGGAGGAGGCACCGATCAGTCCTAGTACGCCGCCACGGAGTCCTACGCCGCCTCCAGTTCTGGTGCCAAAGCTGGAGCAGCCAGCGACTCCCCCCTCGGAATCGCCATCGCCCAGTCCctcgcccacgcccacgcccacgcccaccgCAACGCCCACTCCGAGGCTACCAAAGCTCCGCCTCAATGCACTGCTCGCCTCGGATCCCGCCCTCAAGCCGGACGCCAAGGAGCTGCATCTGTCGGACAAGCGTCTGCTGGCACCGCCGCCGCACATCAAGCCCGAGCCGCAGCCCCCGCAGGCACAGCCCCCCCTACAGCCCGATCTCGTGGAGCCGCTGCTGAAGCCGGCGCGATTCATGTGCCTGCCATGCGGCATAGCCTTTAGCTCCCCCTCGACCCTGGAGGCGCATCAGGCGTACTATTGCTCGCACCGGAACAAGGACACGGAGGATACGGATGGATCCAATGCGGACAAGTCCGGCGGCGGGGAGAAGTCCGCCGCGGGCGGAGTCTCTGGGGGCAGTGGGAGCAGTGGCTCCGAGCCGCCGGCTAAGGTGGCGCGCATCGGGAAGCAGTACGCGTGCACCCAGTGCTCCTACAGTGCCGACAAGAAGGTGTCCCTCAACAGGCACATGCGCATGCACCAGACCTCGCCGGCTCCCAGTCTGGGCAGCCTCGGATCCCTCGGCAGCCTGCCCAGCCTCACGGCGAACGGGGGGCCAGGATCTGCAGGAGTAGtgggcggaggcggaggcggaggcagcagcagcgccctCGAGGAGGGCTCTAGTCAA CAGCAAACCGACCGCTACTGCAGCGACTGTGATATCCGATTCAACAACATCAAGACCTACCGCGCCCACAAGCAGCACTACTGCAGCTCCCGTCGCTCCGACGGCCGTGTGACCCCCAAGGGTGGCTccgaaggagcagcagccgccgccgccgccgcccgaGAAGCAGGAGGATCGGTTTCAGCAGGCAGCGCTTCTGCGGCAGCCGCTGCTCCTGGAAAGCTCAGTCCGCAGACGCGCAACAAGACGCCCACCCCGGCCATggtggcggcagcggcggcggctgcagcagcagcagcagcagctgctgcctcGTTGCAGGCCCCCACCCCACAGCCCTTTTTGGCGCTACCCACGCACCCGATCATCATAGTGCCCTGCAGCCTGATCCGAGCGGCAAGCATCATTCCAGGACCACT GCCCACACCCGCTTCGGGGATCGTAAATCTGGAGTCCACCTGCTTCACCGTGGACAATGGGGCCATCAAGCCGCTGGCCACCGCTCTGATCAGCAATGCGCTCGCCGGGAATATGAATCACTTTGTCAATTCCCTGCACATACCCGCCCTGGAGCCGGATCGTCCCACAGCAGGCACAGGCTCAGCCGAAGGAGGAGGAGTCCTGGAGCCAAAGAGCAGCAGTCCACCAGAACCCAAGAGGAAGGAGGCTGGAGGCAGTCG TGAATCTGCGCCTCTCGACCTTTCGTTTCGACGATCTCCCATCTCCATCTTGCAGCATCGACAGCGGCATATCAGATCCGCTgctgcagccgcagccgctgcCCTGCTGGATGTGGAGGAAGTGCTCCTCGGAGCGGGCAAGGAAAACGTGGAAACTGTCGGCGGAAGAGCTGGAGGCAGTGTGACGCCCGAGCAGATCGTCTGCGCACCCTCCCTGCCTAGCAGCCCCTCGATGAGTCCCTCGCCCAAGCGACGGGCGAGTCCCAGGAGTTCGGGGGCGGGCAGTGCCTCTTCCATGTCGCCGCCTGGCTTGAATCACCATCTGCTGGACATCCGCTCCATGCTGCCAGCCGACTTTGGCCTGTCAGAGTCTCTACTGGCGAAGACCAATCCAGAGCTGGCCCTCAAGCTGGCGGCTGCCGCTGCGGCCGCTGTTGCGGCTGGAGGCAGTGCCTCCTCTTCCCTGGCGGCTGCTCAGGTTGCCTCCAATGCAGGTGGCAATTCTGGCagtcagcagcaacagcagcagccgcagatCTACGTGAAGCAGGGCGTCTCCAAGTGCAAGGAGTGCAACATCGTGTTCTGCAAATACGAGAACTATCTGGCCCACAAGCAGCACTACTGCTCGGCCCGCAACCAGGAGCCAGCCGGCGAGGGCTCCGACTCCAAGTCCGCAGTTTCGCCATCGAGTGCCACGGCCGGCAATGGTGGTGGTGGCGCCTCTGCCGTGGAGACCACGCCCGTGGCCTACCAGCAGCTCATCTGTGCCGCTTGCGGCATCAAGTACACCTCGCTGGACAACCTGCGCGCCCACCAGAACTACTACTGCCCCAAGGGAGGAGCCACGGCCGCCACTGCGTCCTCCGAGGCGCCGCTGGTGGCCAAGGAGAAGTGCGGCAAGTGCAAGACCCTGCACGACCACGGACACCCGTGCCCGGCGCCACCCGCTGCCACGCCCCTGACGGCGCCCTCCAGCCTCCAGTCTTCGGCGGGAGCACCCTCCGGGGTGAACAGCGTCAACAAGTGCCCCGTGTGTGGGGTCGTGAGTCCGACGGCGGCCCTGGCCCGCAAGCACATGGAGATGCATGGGACGGTGAAGGCCTTCCGCTGCAGCATCTGCCAATACAAGGGGAACACTCTGCGCGGCATGCGCACCCACATCCGCACGCACTTTGACAAGAAGACGAGCGACGTCAACGAGGAGCACTACATGACCTGCATCTTCGAGGAGGATAACTCCGCCCACTCCGCTGTGGCCCAGGAGATGCCACCcacagtagcagcagcagcagcagcagtaccGCAGGAGCCACCGATGGAGCATCCGCCGCAGTTGTTCAACTGCGATTACTGCAACTATGCCTCCACCTACAAGGGCAATGTG CTGCGACACATGAAATTGCTGCATCCGCATGTGGCCATTAATTCGCCCTCGATTTCCCCCGAGTCGCGTGAACAGGAGACGCTCCTTCCAAGCTCCACTCCGAATGCGCACGAAGCGTCCAATGGCGAGGCAGTCAT CTTCCACATCAAATCAGAGCCTGGACTGGACAATCCACCGACGCTGGGACTCGTTCACGAGAACAACAACTCGCCCATTGGCACGCCACTGCCGCATATCAAGGCCGAGCCCATGGACATAGGCATCGATGCCATGTCACCAACATCGCTGGCCCTGCCACCGCCCGTCGCCTCGCCCTTGGCAGCCGCTGCAGCCGAGGCCATGAAGAAGTACTGCTCCGTGTGCGACATATCCTTCAACTACGTGAAGACCTTCCTGGCCCACAAGCAGTTCTACTGCAAGAGCAAGCCCCCACGACCCGAAGTCAACGACAGTCCCAGCCCCAATGCCAATCATCTGGGCGGAGTGGGTGTGGGAGTGGGGGTGGGCATGGGAATGGGGGGCCAGCCGCTGCAGTCGCCCAGCGAATTGATGCTGATGCAGAAGAACAAGGAGAACCTGCAGGAGGCGGCCATTTGA
- the LOC108162346 gene encoding zinc finger protein ush isoform X3, with product MLSSNSRGDCSDTTEEMTVDSRDSKDLTAQELGEEKQQQLQLQQQQLQEDPMDLQDNNNNSDADADAEDAVSEQPEETQDLGETEMDHHHQEVEQEQVEADAEAEEAPISPSTPPRSPTPPPVLVPKLEQPATPPSESPSPSPSPTPTPTPTATPTPRLPKLRLNALLASDPALKPDAKELHLSDKRLLAPPPHIKPEPQPPQAQPPLQPDLVEPLLKPARFMCLPCGIAFSSPSTLEAHQAYYCSHRNKDTEDTDGSNADKSGGGEKSAAGGVSGGSGSSGSEPPAKVARIGKQYACTQCSYSADKKVSLNRHMRMHQTSPAPSLGSLGSLGSLPSLTANGGPGSAGVVGGGGGGGSSSALEEGSSQQQTDRYCSDCDIRFNNIKTYRAHKQHYCSSRRSDGRVTPKGGSEGAAAAAAAAREAGGSVSAGSASAAAAAPGKLSPQTRNKTPTPAMVAAAAAAAAAAAAAAASLQAPTPQPFLALPTHPIIIVPCSLIRAASIIPGPLPTPASGIVNLESTCFTVDNGAIKPLATALISNALAGNMNHFVNSLHIPALEPDRPTAGTGSAEGGGVLEPKSSSPPEPKRKEAGGSRESAPLDLSFRRSPISILQHRQRHIRSAAAAAAAALLDVEEVLLGAGKENVETVGGRAGGSVTPEQIVCAPSLPSSPSMSPSPKRRASPRSSGAGSASSMSPPGLNHHLLDIRSMLPADFGLSESLLAKTNPELALKLAAAAAAAVAAGGSASSSLAAAQVASNAGGNSGSQQQQQQPQIYVKQGVSKCKECNIVFCKYENYLAHKQHYCSARNQEPAGEGSDSKSAVSPSSATAGNGGGGASAVETTPVAYQQLICAACGIKYTSLDNLRAHQNYYCPKGGATAATASSEAPLVAKEKCGKCKTLHDHGHPCPAPPAATPLTAPSSLQSSAGAPSGVNSVNKCPVCGVVSPTAALARKHMEMHGTVKAFRCSICQYKGNTLRGMRTHIRTHFDKKTSDVNEEHYMTCIFEEDNSAHSAVAQEMPPTVAAAAAAVPQEPPMEHPPQLFNCDYCNYASTYKGNVLRHMKLLHPHVAINSPSISPESREQETLLPSSTPNAHEASNGEAVIFHIKSEPGLDNPPTLGLVHENNNSPIGTPLPHIKAEPMDIGIDAMSPTSLALPPPVASPLAAAAAEAMKKYCSVCDISFNYVKTFLAHKQFYCKSKPPRPEVNDSPSPNANHLGGVGVGVGVGMGMGGQPLQSPSELMLMQKNKENLQEAAI from the exons ATTCCAAAGATTTAACCGCTCAGGAGCTGGGCGAagagaaacagcaacagctacagctacagcagcagcagctgcaggagGATCCAATGGATCTTcaggacaacaacaacaacagcgatgcagatgcagatgcagaggATGCTGTGTCCGAACAGCCAGAAGAGACTCAGGATTTAGGGGAAACAGAAATGGACCACCACCACCAGGAggtggagcaggagcaggtgGAGGCAGACGCAGAGGCGGAGGAGGCACCGATCAGTCCTAGTACGCCGCCACGGAGTCCTACGCCGCCTCCAGTTCTGGTGCCAAAGCTGGAGCAGCCAGCGACTCCCCCCTCGGAATCGCCATCGCCCAGTCCctcgcccacgcccacgcccacgcccaccgCAACGCCCACTCCGAGGCTACCAAAGCTCCGCCTCAATGCACTGCTCGCCTCGGATCCCGCCCTCAAGCCGGACGCCAAGGAGCTGCATCTGTCGGACAAGCGTCTGCTGGCACCGCCGCCGCACATCAAGCCCGAGCCGCAGCCCCCGCAGGCACAGCCCCCCCTACAGCCCGATCTCGTGGAGCCGCTGCTGAAGCCGGCGCGATTCATGTGCCTGCCATGCGGCATAGCCTTTAGCTCCCCCTCGACCCTGGAGGCGCATCAGGCGTACTATTGCTCGCACCGGAACAAGGACACGGAGGATACGGATGGATCCAATGCGGACAAGTCCGGCGGCGGGGAGAAGTCCGCCGCGGGCGGAGTCTCTGGGGGCAGTGGGAGCAGTGGCTCCGAGCCGCCGGCTAAGGTGGCGCGCATCGGGAAGCAGTACGCGTGCACCCAGTGCTCCTACAGTGCCGACAAGAAGGTGTCCCTCAACAGGCACATGCGCATGCACCAGACCTCGCCGGCTCCCAGTCTGGGCAGCCTCGGATCCCTCGGCAGCCTGCCCAGCCTCACGGCGAACGGGGGGCCAGGATCTGCAGGAGTAGtgggcggaggcggaggcggaggcagcagcagcgccctCGAGGAGGGCTCTAGTCAA CAGCAAACCGACCGCTACTGCAGCGACTGTGATATCCGATTCAACAACATCAAGACCTACCGCGCCCACAAGCAGCACTACTGCAGCTCCCGTCGCTCCGACGGCCGTGTGACCCCCAAGGGTGGCTccgaaggagcagcagccgccgccgccgccgcccgaGAAGCAGGAGGATCGGTTTCAGCAGGCAGCGCTTCTGCGGCAGCCGCTGCTCCTGGAAAGCTCAGTCCGCAGACGCGCAACAAGACGCCCACCCCGGCCATggtggcggcagcggcggcggctgcagcagcagcagcagcagctgctgcctcGTTGCAGGCCCCCACCCCACAGCCCTTTTTGGCGCTACCCACGCACCCGATCATCATAGTGCCCTGCAGCCTGATCCGAGCGGCAAGCATCATTCCAGGACCACT GCCCACACCCGCTTCGGGGATCGTAAATCTGGAGTCCACCTGCTTCACCGTGGACAATGGGGCCATCAAGCCGCTGGCCACCGCTCTGATCAGCAATGCGCTCGCCGGGAATATGAATCACTTTGTCAATTCCCTGCACATACCCGCCCTGGAGCCGGATCGTCCCACAGCAGGCACAGGCTCAGCCGAAGGAGGAGGAGTCCTGGAGCCAAAGAGCAGCAGTCCACCAGAACCCAAGAGGAAGGAGGCTGGAGGCAGTCG TGAATCTGCGCCTCTCGACCTTTCGTTTCGACGATCTCCCATCTCCATCTTGCAGCATCGACAGCGGCATATCAGATCCGCTgctgcagccgcagccgctgcCCTGCTGGATGTGGAGGAAGTGCTCCTCGGAGCGGGCAAGGAAAACGTGGAAACTGTCGGCGGAAGAGCTGGAGGCAGTGTGACGCCCGAGCAGATCGTCTGCGCACCCTCCCTGCCTAGCAGCCCCTCGATGAGTCCCTCGCCCAAGCGACGGGCGAGTCCCAGGAGTTCGGGGGCGGGCAGTGCCTCTTCCATGTCGCCGCCTGGCTTGAATCACCATCTGCTGGACATCCGCTCCATGCTGCCAGCCGACTTTGGCCTGTCAGAGTCTCTACTGGCGAAGACCAATCCAGAGCTGGCCCTCAAGCTGGCGGCTGCCGCTGCGGCCGCTGTTGCGGCTGGAGGCAGTGCCTCCTCTTCCCTGGCGGCTGCTCAGGTTGCCTCCAATGCAGGTGGCAATTCTGGCagtcagcagcaacagcagcagccgcagatCTACGTGAAGCAGGGCGTCTCCAAGTGCAAGGAGTGCAACATCGTGTTCTGCAAATACGAGAACTATCTGGCCCACAAGCAGCACTACTGCTCGGCCCGCAACCAGGAGCCAGCCGGCGAGGGCTCCGACTCCAAGTCCGCAGTTTCGCCATCGAGTGCCACGGCCGGCAATGGTGGTGGTGGCGCCTCTGCCGTGGAGACCACGCCCGTGGCCTACCAGCAGCTCATCTGTGCCGCTTGCGGCATCAAGTACACCTCGCTGGACAACCTGCGCGCCCACCAGAACTACTACTGCCCCAAGGGAGGAGCCACGGCCGCCACTGCGTCCTCCGAGGCGCCGCTGGTGGCCAAGGAGAAGTGCGGCAAGTGCAAGACCCTGCACGACCACGGACACCCGTGCCCGGCGCCACCCGCTGCCACGCCCCTGACGGCGCCCTCCAGCCTCCAGTCTTCGGCGGGAGCACCCTCCGGGGTGAACAGCGTCAACAAGTGCCCCGTGTGTGGGGTCGTGAGTCCGACGGCGGCCCTGGCCCGCAAGCACATGGAGATGCATGGGACGGTGAAGGCCTTCCGCTGCAGCATCTGCCAATACAAGGGGAACACTCTGCGCGGCATGCGCACCCACATCCGCACGCACTTTGACAAGAAGACGAGCGACGTCAACGAGGAGCACTACATGACCTGCATCTTCGAGGAGGATAACTCCGCCCACTCCGCTGTGGCCCAGGAGATGCCACCcacagtagcagcagcagcagcagcagtaccGCAGGAGCCACCGATGGAGCATCCGCCGCAGTTGTTCAACTGCGATTACTGCAACTATGCCTCCACCTACAAGGGCAATGTG CTGCGACACATGAAATTGCTGCATCCGCATGTGGCCATTAATTCGCCCTCGATTTCCCCCGAGTCGCGTGAACAGGAGACGCTCCTTCCAAGCTCCACTCCGAATGCGCACGAAGCGTCCAATGGCGAGGCAGTCAT CTTCCACATCAAATCAGAGCCTGGACTGGACAATCCACCGACGCTGGGACTCGTTCACGAGAACAACAACTCGCCCATTGGCACGCCACTGCCGCATATCAAGGCCGAGCCCATGGACATAGGCATCGATGCCATGTCACCAACATCGCTGGCCCTGCCACCGCCCGTCGCCTCGCCCTTGGCAGCCGCTGCAGCCGAGGCCATGAAGAAGTACTGCTCCGTGTGCGACATATCCTTCAACTACGTGAAGACCTTCCTGGCCCACAAGCAGTTCTACTGCAAGAGCAAGCCCCCACGACCCGAAGTCAACGACAGTCCCAGCCCCAATGCCAATCATCTGGGCGGAGTGGGTGTGGGAGTGGGGGTGGGCATGGGAATGGGGGGCCAGCCGCTGCAGTCGCCCAGCGAATTGATGCTGATGCAGAAGAACAAGGAGAACCTGCAGGAGGCGGCCATTTGA